From Synergistales bacterium, one genomic window encodes:
- a CDS encoding pur operon repressor, with the protein MRGQRIERLVQLASRFLRFPRRNLSLTDWAREFGVSKTIASEDALAVGAALEKEGLGRIEVVRGRSGGARFIAEVDRESRRRHLHGLAEQLSDPQRILPGGLIYYGDVLMNPATVMPLGNSLATLFAGQNPEVVMTSEVKGIPLGIYTAQALGVPLALCRFRNRPSDGPAVAVHYPSGTGDVRTMYMSMRQLRRGARVLIVDDFMRGGSTASGMLHVAWEFEALVVGIGVFIMADRPENKAVQDVTTLLRMTGAGDDQKRIVVNTSLP; encoded by the coding sequence ATGCGCGGACAACGTATAGAGAGGCTTGTGCAGCTTGCGTCCCGGTTTCTCCGGTTCCCCAGACGCAATCTCTCGCTCACCGACTGGGCGAGGGAATTCGGTGTCTCCAAGACCATCGCCAGCGAGGATGCGCTTGCGGTAGGGGCCGCACTGGAGAAGGAGGGCCTGGGCAGAATCGAGGTGGTCCGCGGACGGTCGGGCGGAGCGCGGTTTATTGCGGAGGTCGACAGGGAGAGCCGGCGCCGGCATCTCCACGGTCTGGCCGAACAGCTCTCCGACCCGCAGCGGATCCTTCCAGGCGGTTTGATCTACTACGGCGATGTGCTGATGAACCCTGCCACGGTGATGCCCCTGGGAAACAGCCTGGCGACGCTCTTTGCGGGACAGAACCCGGAGGTGGTCATGACCTCCGAGGTGAAGGGCATCCCCCTGGGGATCTATACCGCCCAGGCCCTGGGTGTCCCGCTGGCGCTCTGCCGGTTCCGGAACAGACCGAGCGACGGGCCGGCGGTGGCGGTCCACTATCCAAGCGGGACGGGGGATGTCCGGACGATGTACATGAGCATGCGCCAGCTCCGCCGGGGGGCGCGCGTGCTCATTGTGGACGATTTTATGCGCGGCGGCAGTACGGCGTCGGGGATGCTGCACGTCGCCTGGGAGTTCGAGGCGCTGGTGGTGGGCATCGGGGTGTTCATCATGGCCGACCGGCCTGAGAACAAAGCGGTCCAGGATGTCACCACGCTGCTCAGGATGACCGGCGCCGGCGATGACCAGAAGCGGATTGTCGTCAATACATCGCTTCCCTAG
- the yedF gene encoding sulfurtransferase-like selenium metabolism protein YedF, with protein MKTVNARGRACPEPVMMTKKMIDTGEREIQVLVDNKVAVSNVTRMFEKMGYSVAQGGEGTDLTVTGTGGDSAAQPAAKDSDEGSLEDVAILVSGKELGKEDRELGEVLIKGFLGAMAERDRPPRVVALMNEGVFLALDDHTALESLRQLEAKGTELLVCGTCTTHFGVTDRVGAGVVSNMFDISEALLGVARTVCLG; from the coding sequence GTGAAGACAGTCAACGCCAGAGGCAGGGCCTGCCCGGAGCCGGTCATGATGACCAAGAAGATGATCGACACCGGAGAACGGGAGATCCAGGTGCTTGTCGACAACAAGGTCGCCGTCTCCAACGTCACGCGGATGTTCGAGAAGATGGGCTACAGCGTGGCACAGGGGGGCGAGGGAACCGATCTCACCGTCACCGGAACCGGCGGCGACAGTGCGGCGCAGCCGGCGGCAAAGGACAGCGACGAAGGATCCCTGGAGGATGTGGCCATCCTTGTCTCCGGGAAGGAGCTGGGCAAGGAAGACAGGGAGCTCGGCGAGGTGCTGATCAAGGGCTTTCTGGGGGCTATGGCCGAACGGGACAGACCGCCCCGCGTGGTGGCCCTGATGAACGAGGGGGTCTTCCTCGCTCTGGACGACCACACCGCCCTGGAGAGCCTCAGGCAGCTCGAGGCGAAGGGGACGGAGCTGCTGGTCTGCGGCACCTGCACGACCCACTTCGGTGTCACCGACCGGGTGGGCGCCGGCGTGGTCTCCAACATGTTCGACATCTCCGAAGCGCTCCTCGGCGTCGCCCGGACGGTCTGTCTCGGTTGA
- a CDS encoding isochorismatase family protein has translation MYRPEALLVVDVQKDFLPGGALGVPGSEAIVPIINGLVERYGSAGCPLVFSRDWHPAGHASFEEQGGPWPPHCIQGTEGAEFAPGMAIPPEARILDTADHLDHDAYSAFQETDLGEYFRKQGVGTITICGLVTEICVRATVLGALEEGFDVLMLPDASRGVNLNEGDEERALGEMALAGAVLCPAERLPEPAAPQ, from the coding sequence ATGTACAGACCGGAAGCGCTGCTGGTGGTTGACGTCCAGAAGGATTTCCTTCCCGGCGGCGCCCTGGGCGTTCCGGGAAGCGAGGCCATTGTACCCATAATCAACGGGCTCGTCGAAAGATACGGAAGCGCCGGCTGCCCGCTGGTTTTCTCGCGGGACTGGCACCCGGCGGGACACGCGAGCTTCGAGGAACAGGGCGGACCCTGGCCGCCGCACTGCATCCAGGGCACCGAAGGCGCCGAATTCGCTCCGGGGATGGCTATCCCCCCGGAGGCCCGCATCCTCGATACGGCGGACCATCTCGATCACGACGCCTACTCGGCCTTCCAGGAAACCGATCTGGGGGAGTATTTCAGAAAACAGGGCGTAGGAACCATCACCATCTGCGGCCTCGTGACGGAGATCTGCGTCCGGGCCACCGTTCTGGGGGCCCTGGAAGAGGGATTCGACGTACTGATGCTTCCAGACGCCAGCCGGGGGGTCAATCTGAACGAAGGCGACGAAGAGCGGGCCCTCGGGGAGATGGCCCTGGCGGGAGCGGTGCTCTGCCCGGCAGAGCGTCTTCCCGAGCCCGCCGCACCGCAATAG
- a CDS encoding Mrp/NBP35 family ATP-binding protein, translated as MADSQKSCGGANTPFNPTKGSFSHTIAVGSGKGGVGKSSVAALTAVALARAGKKVAVLDADVTGPSIPKLLGVTGTPEGDEQGIIPPATKGLGIKVMSVNLLMEDPTKPVVWRGPLIGNLIRQFWTDVNWDDSEYLVVDLPPGTADAPLTVMQTIRLDGLVMVTSPQELAGLVVEKAVNMARMMNVPLLGVVENMSYATCPHCGETWDLFGRSRLDEVARSWGIPALARIPIDSQISGLGDDGRLEVYANPQVLDPLSEGITRGIAHPVA; from the coding sequence ATGGCAGATTCGCAAAAGAGCTGTGGGGGCGCCAACACCCCCTTCAACCCCACCAAGGGGAGCTTCAGCCACACCATCGCCGTGGGCAGCGGCAAGGGCGGCGTCGGCAAGAGCTCCGTGGCGGCGCTCACCGCCGTAGCGCTGGCCCGGGCCGGCAAGAAGGTGGCGGTGCTTGACGCCGATGTCACCGGCCCGTCGATCCCCAAGCTGCTGGGCGTCACCGGCACCCCCGAGGGCGACGAGCAGGGCATCATCCCGCCCGCCACCAAGGGGCTGGGCATCAAGGTGATGTCCGTCAACCTCCTCATGGAGGACCCCACCAAGCCGGTGGTCTGGCGCGGGCCGCTGATCGGCAACCTGATCCGCCAGTTCTGGACGGACGTAAACTGGGACGACAGCGAGTACCTGGTGGTGGACCTGCCGCCGGGCACCGCCGATGCGCCGCTGACGGTGATGCAGACCATCAGGCTCGACGGCCTGGTGATGGTCACCTCGCCCCAGGAGCTCGCCGGGCTGGTGGTGGAGAAGGCCGTCAATATGGCGCGGATGATGAACGTCCCGCTCCTCGGCGTGGTGGAGAACATGTCCTACGCCACCTGCCCCCACTGCGGGGAGACCTGGGACCTCTTCGGCAGGAGCCGTCTCGACGAGGTCGCCCGGAGCTGGGGGATCCCCGCCCTGGCACGCATCCCCATCGACTCGCAGATCTCCGGCCTCGGCGACGACGGCCGCCTGGAGGTCTACGCGAACCCCCAGGTGCTGGACCCGCTGAGCGAAGGGATCACCAGGGGCATCGCCCACCCCGTAGCCTAG
- the selA gene encoding L-seryl-tRNA(Sec) selenium transferase has protein sequence MHTTGGRTVDEELREKLRRIPSMDRLLEAPWIAEVEPCLGKRTVKGVFADIVGELRRDIRKGEDRTVDAGAIVEEARRRCRRRLQRSLRRVVNATGVVVHTNLGRSCLCGEAVEAVTQVASSYNTLEYNLEEGTRGQRNDHVEWLLCEVTGADAAMVVNNNAGAVLLALAALAAEREVVVSRGELVEIGGSFRIPDIMTFSGAVMREVGTTNRTHPADYLGAIGDQTAMLLKVHPSNFRVQGFTREVTREELAAMARERELICMEDLGSGMLLDFSPYGLSREPSVRDCLQAGVDLVTFSGDKLLGGPQIGGIVGRRQLIDRLRSYPLARALRVDKMTLAAMESTLRCYLAGREGEIPTVGMLALGRETLHARAEALSESLEKALPDAGTEVVEVDDAVGGGAFPQEALPGVAVALKPERMPTGRLQEALRGNDPPIVCGAREDTLLIHVRTLLEGDEGAVVDALAALLGEVSP, from the coding sequence ATGCACACAACAGGGGGAAGGACAGTGGACGAAGAGCTGCGCGAGAAGCTGCGGAGGATACCGTCGATGGACAGGCTCCTGGAGGCCCCGTGGATCGCCGAGGTGGAGCCCTGCCTGGGGAAACGGACGGTGAAGGGCGTCTTCGCCGATATCGTCGGGGAGCTGCGCCGGGACATCAGAAAAGGGGAGGACCGGACGGTGGATGCGGGGGCCATTGTGGAGGAGGCCCGCAGGCGTTGCCGGCGGCGTCTCCAGCGGAGCCTGCGCCGGGTGGTGAACGCCACGGGGGTGGTGGTCCACACCAATCTGGGGCGTTCCTGTCTCTGCGGCGAGGCGGTGGAGGCGGTGACGCAGGTGGCCTCCTCCTACAATACGCTGGAGTACAACCTCGAAGAGGGGACCCGCGGGCAGCGCAACGACCATGTGGAGTGGCTCCTCTGTGAGGTGACCGGCGCCGACGCCGCCATGGTGGTGAACAACAATGCCGGCGCGGTCCTGCTGGCGCTGGCCGCGCTGGCGGCCGAACGGGAGGTGGTGGTCTCCCGCGGCGAGCTGGTGGAGATCGGCGGGTCCTTCCGTATCCCCGACATCATGACCTTCTCGGGGGCCGTCATGCGGGAGGTGGGCACCACCAACCGTACCCATCCGGCGGACTATCTGGGCGCCATCGGCGACCAGACGGCCATGCTCCTCAAGGTGCACCCCTCCAACTTCCGGGTCCAGGGCTTCACCCGCGAGGTGACCAGGGAGGAGCTGGCGGCCATGGCCCGGGAGCGGGAGCTGATCTGCATGGAGGATCTGGGCAGCGGCATGCTGCTGGACTTCTCCCCCTACGGGCTCTCGCGGGAGCCGTCGGTCCGCGACTGCCTCCAGGCCGGTGTGGACCTGGTGACCTTCTCGGGCGACAAGTTGCTCGGCGGGCCGCAGATCGGCGGGATTGTGGGGCGTCGTCAGCTCATTGACCGGCTCCGCAGCTATCCGCTGGCCCGGGCGCTCCGGGTGGACAAGATGACCCTGGCGGCCATGGAGAGCACCCTGCGCTGCTACCTCGCCGGCAGGGAAGGGGAGATCCCCACCGTCGGGATGCTGGCCCTGGGACGGGAGACGCTGCACGCCCGGGCCGAGGCGCTGTCGGAGAGCCTGGAGAAGGCGCTTCCGGACGCAGGGACCGAGGTGGTGGAGGTGGATGACGCCGTAGGGGGCGGCGCCTTCCCCCAGGAGGCCCTGCCCGGTGTGGCGGTGGCGCTCAAACCGGAGCGGATGCCCACCGGCAGGTTGCAGGAGGCCCTGCGCGGGAACGATCCGCCCATTGTCTGCGGCGCCCGGGAGGACACGTTGCTGATCCATGTCCGGACGCTGCTCGAGGGGGACGAAGGCGCTGTGGTGGACGCCCTCGCCGCCCTTCTCGGGGAGGTGTCTCCATGA
- a CDS encoding segregation/condensation protein A, with the protein MAFEVSCKGFSGPLDVLCALLESREVNAGDVPVHEIVGRYCTYLAKERDVPLTELAEFLSLAARLLLNKARALMPREEPEDPACDEGEWEDGTEEITARLQRYRPYRRASSILAERFQWRRSCFTRPGSEETIWFDLGDLYSLARVWWTLIGRVREDDGDIVDAGEEDVLWNGLPDEVPEEAQVGTRMEQIRAHLAAGRALSLAELVRETPTRSHLVVTFLALLELSRMGEIELRQEGLFGHVVIAA; encoded by the coding sequence GTGGCCTTCGAGGTGTCCTGCAAGGGGTTTTCCGGACCGCTGGACGTGCTCTGCGCCCTGCTGGAATCCCGTGAGGTCAATGCCGGCGATGTGCCGGTGCACGAGATCGTTGGCCGCTACTGCACATATCTGGCGAAGGAACGGGATGTGCCGCTGACGGAGCTGGCCGAGTTCCTCTCCCTGGCCGCCCGGCTGCTGCTCAACAAGGCACGGGCCCTGATGCCCCGGGAGGAACCGGAGGATCCAGCCTGTGACGAGGGGGAGTGGGAGGACGGGACAGAGGAGATCACCGCCCGTCTCCAGCGCTATCGGCCCTACCGGCGGGCCTCGTCGATTCTGGCGGAGCGTTTTCAGTGGAGGAGGAGCTGTTTCACCCGGCCCGGCAGCGAGGAGACGATCTGGTTCGATCTGGGCGACCTCTATTCCCTGGCCCGGGTCTGGTGGACGCTGATCGGCAGGGTGCGGGAGGACGACGGGGACATTGTGGATGCCGGGGAGGAGGATGTGCTCTGGAACGGACTGCCCGACGAGGTGCCCGAGGAGGCCCAGGTAGGGACGCGGATGGAACAGATCCGTGCCCATCTGGCGGCGGGGCGCGCTCTTTCGCTGGCGGAGCTGGTCCGCGAGACGCCCACCCGGTCGCACCTGGTGGTGACCTTTCTGGCGCTTCTGGAACTGAGCCGGATGGGGGAGATCGAACTCCGGCAGGAGGGGCTGTTCGGCCATGTCGTTATCGCAGCCTGA
- a CDS encoding ferredoxin gives MVVTVREDECIGCGVCAQVCPEVFELDEDAGKARVIRPEGAECAKEAAESCPVSCIDIEEE, from the coding sequence ATGGTTGTCACTGTGCGCGAAGATGAATGTATCGGATGCGGCGTGTGTGCTCAGGTATGCCCCGAGGTGTTTGAACTTGACGAGGACGCAGGAAAGGCCAGGGTCATTCGCCCCGAAGGGGCGGAATGTGCGAAAGAGGCTGCAGAGAGCTGTCCCGTGAGTTGCATTGACATTGAGGAGGAATAG
- a CDS encoding Veg family protein, with amino-acid sequence MPCSLTTIREQVALQKGATVRYRASKGRRKVEERQGVILETYPKIFTLYVASQNSTVSFSYAELLTHEVEMEIISGEQRPL; translated from the coding sequence ATGCCCTGCAGCTTGACCACGATTCGGGAACAAGTGGCGCTTCAAAAAGGCGCAACAGTTCGGTACCGGGCTTCCAAGGGTCGGCGTAAGGTGGAGGAGCGTCAGGGAGTCATACTGGAGACCTATCCGAAGATCTTCACACTCTACGTTGCCTCGCAAAACAGTACGGTGTCCTTCAGTTACGCTGAATTGCTGACTCATGAAGTGGAAATGGAGATCATTTCCGGAGAACAGAGACCCCTCTAG
- a CDS encoding rRNA pseudouridine synthase has translation MTAMFEEPVRLNRYLAACSLGSRRSVETLIDTGRVAVNGVTATAPAVRIGPEDTVTVDSAVVTPAPPVYLAVNKPAGVVCAVRDRFDPTVLQLLPDHLRDTGVFPVGRLDRESEGLLLLTNDGQCAQRILHPSRGMRKHYRVRLRPAPDRRAMEALRRGCTVEGSPVRPVKVEKRNPRNKPGWVEIELAEGRKREIRVLASQAGLEVERLIRTGIGGMRLRTLRSGQWCGMSEKELWKKLLSGGIV, from the coding sequence ATGACGGCGATGTTTGAAGAACCGGTCCGGCTCAACCGCTATCTCGCCGCCTGTTCGCTGGGTTCGAGGCGCTCTGTGGAGACCCTGATCGACACCGGCCGTGTTGCGGTGAACGGCGTGACGGCCACGGCTCCGGCGGTGCGGATCGGTCCGGAGGACACCGTTACCGTCGACAGCGCCGTGGTGACCCCGGCGCCGCCGGTGTATCTGGCGGTGAACAAGCCTGCGGGTGTGGTGTGCGCGGTGCGGGACCGCTTTGACCCCACGGTGCTTCAGCTGCTTCCCGATCATCTGCGCGACACCGGGGTCTTCCCGGTGGGGCGGCTGGACAGGGAGAGTGAAGGGCTGCTGCTCCTGACCAACGACGGCCAGTGCGCCCAGAGGATCCTCCACCCTTCCCGGGGGATGCGCAAGCACTACCGGGTCAGACTCCGTCCCGCCCCCGACAGGCGGGCTATGGAGGCGCTCCGGCGGGGGTGTACCGTGGAGGGAAGCCCTGTCCGGCCGGTGAAGGTGGAAAAGCGGAATCCCCGCAACAAACCGGGATGGGTGGAGATCGAGCTTGCCGAAGGCAGGAAGCGCGAGATCAGGGTGCTCGCGTCGCAGGCGGGACTGGAGGTAGAGCGGCTGATCCGGACGGGCATCGGGGGAATGCGCCTCAGGACGCTCCGATCCGGCCAGTGGTGTGGAATGTCGGAGAAAGAGCTGTGGAAGAAGCTTCTTTCAGGTGGTATCGTATAG
- the selB gene encoding selenocysteine-specific translation elongation factor, whose amino-acid sequence MSVRPREIALVLGTAGHIDHGKTTLIRAVTDIDCDRLGEEKRRGITIELGFAPLTLPDGTVVSVVDVPGHERFIRQMVAGASGIDAVLLVVAADEGVMPQTREHLDILSLLGVADGIVAISKADLVDEELLEMALEDVRETVKGTFLEGRAVVPVSGVTGLGVDDLTGEVAALVERVRPRDRSGALFLPIDRAFPISGFGTVITGTAHRGTIREGEALEIQPSEQKTRVRGVQVHGHSVSEGYAGQRIAVNLAGVALDRLHRGDVLCSPDVFSPTSCIDVWLHILTSAPETVYHWQRVRVHIGTADVLARLSLPEGRTIAPGESGPAQLVLEERVVASLRQRFVVRFYSPLITIGGGEVLYPYGRKPRGRRRREELSGTLRELEEAPDKGEMFRSFLRSEGILSVDEARRLLQETAEAVDGLAEELEGKGALTVLPLQGTRLFLDAGESDRLSRSLLQRLEAFHEAHPQLAGMPVDEAVQKAFSGRASRAGREILADFARRGVVAVDDGRVRVPGFVPRDTARYDALLDRLDELALRQAWQLPSIEEVRKDFGLDEAEMGLLVELGKQRERLAVLGGGLLLTEGMKQKTLELLQGMGKEISLGDVRDATGSTRKYVLPLLEYLDAQGYTRRVGNVRVLRKR is encoded by the coding sequence ATGAGCGTGCGGCCCCGGGAGATCGCGCTGGTCCTGGGCACGGCGGGGCATATCGACCACGGGAAGACCACGCTCATCAGGGCGGTCACCGACATCGACTGCGACCGGCTGGGCGAGGAGAAACGGCGGGGCATCACCATCGAGCTGGGCTTCGCTCCCCTGACGTTGCCGGACGGAACGGTGGTGAGCGTCGTCGATGTGCCCGGTCACGAACGCTTCATCAGGCAGATGGTGGCCGGCGCCTCGGGGATCGATGCGGTGCTCCTGGTGGTGGCGGCCGACGAAGGGGTGATGCCGCAGACCCGGGAGCATCTGGACATCCTCTCCCTGCTGGGTGTGGCCGACGGCATTGTGGCGATCTCCAAGGCCGACCTGGTGGATGAAGAGCTTCTGGAGATGGCCCTGGAGGATGTGCGGGAGACGGTGAAGGGGACCTTCCTGGAAGGCAGGGCGGTGGTGCCCGTCTCCGGGGTGACCGGCCTGGGGGTGGACGATCTGACCGGGGAGGTGGCGGCCCTGGTGGAACGGGTGCGGCCCCGGGACCGGAGCGGGGCGCTCTTTCTGCCCATCGACCGGGCCTTCCCCATCTCGGGATTCGGAACGGTGATCACCGGGACCGCCCACCGCGGGACGATCCGCGAAGGCGAAGCGCTGGAGATCCAGCCTTCGGAGCAGAAGACCAGGGTACGGGGGGTCCAGGTCCACGGCCATTCGGTCTCCGAGGGCTACGCCGGCCAGCGGATCGCCGTGAACCTCGCCGGGGTGGCGCTGGACCGGCTGCACCGCGGTGACGTGCTGTGCAGCCCCGATGTCTTCTCGCCCACCTCCTGTATCGATGTGTGGCTCCACATCCTGACATCCGCGCCCGAGACGGTCTACCACTGGCAGCGGGTGCGGGTCCATATCGGCACGGCGGATGTGCTGGCCCGCCTCTCCCTGCCGGAGGGACGGACCATCGCCCCCGGGGAGAGCGGACCGGCTCAGCTGGTGCTGGAGGAGCGGGTGGTGGCCTCGCTGCGGCAGCGTTTCGTCGTCCGTTTCTACAGCCCGCTGATCACCATCGGCGGCGGCGAGGTGCTCTACCCCTATGGGCGGAAGCCCCGGGGAAGGCGCCGCCGGGAGGAGCTCTCGGGCACGCTGCGGGAGCTCGAGGAGGCTCCCGACAAGGGGGAGATGTTCCGCAGCTTCCTCCGGAGCGAGGGGATCCTCTCCGTCGATGAGGCCAGGCGACTGCTGCAGGAAACCGCGGAGGCCGTGGACGGCCTGGCGGAGGAGCTCGAAGGCAAGGGCGCGCTGACGGTGCTGCCCTTGCAGGGGACGCGGCTTTTCCTCGATGCCGGGGAGTCCGATCGCCTCTCCCGCAGCCTTCTCCAGAGGCTCGAGGCCTTCCACGAGGCCCATCCCCAGCTCGCGGGGATGCCCGTCGACGAGGCCGTGCAGAAGGCCTTCTCCGGCAGGGCATCACGGGCGGGCAGGGAGATCCTGGCCGATTTCGCCCGCAGGGGTGTCGTGGCTGTCGACGACGGCCGGGTCCGGGTGCCGGGGTTTGTGCCCCGGGACACGGCGCGGTACGACGCCCTTCTCGACCGGCTGGACGAGCTGGCGCTCCGGCAGGCCTGGCAGCTGCCCAGTATTGAAGAGGTGCGGAAGGACTTCGGGCTGGACGAAGCGGAGATGGGCCTCCTGGTGGAGCTGGGGAAGCAGCGGGAGCGGCTTGCGGTGCTCGGCGGGGGGCTCCTGCTGACGGAGGGGATGAAACAGAAGACCCTTGAACTGCTGCAGGGCATGGGGAAGGAGATCTCCCTGGGGGATGTGCGCGACGCCACGGGGAGCACCCGCAAGTATGTGCTCCCCCTGCTCGAGTATCTCGATGCCCAGGGGTACACACGGAGAGTGGGGAACGTTCGGGTCCTGAGGAAGCGGTAA
- a CDS encoding Nif3-like dinuclear metal center hexameric protein, producing MDVKTLLERLDDIAPLRGAEDWDNCGLLLGSPATEVEGIAVALDVTEEVLSEAGRRGCNVVVSHHPPIFAPRKRITPEDPTGRVVIRAVQWDMTLIALHTNWDRAFDGTNVVLARRLGLERTAPLLPSDDGGLFGDGIVGTLPRPVSFDQLCSRVRRSWELPWLLGFPAAGAPGEVTKVALVGGSGADFWPAAAEQGASVFISADIAYHKRQDMLFSGICVCQVDHGDMEALSLDALCATIRDRTGAKAAVVHASRPVSLYGDVVEGSTE from the coding sequence GTGGATGTCAAGACATTGCTGGAGCGATTGGACGACATTGCGCCCCTTCGCGGGGCCGAGGACTGGGACAACTGTGGTCTGCTCCTCGGTTCGCCTGCTACAGAGGTCGAGGGGATTGCGGTGGCGCTGGACGTGACGGAGGAGGTCCTGTCGGAGGCCGGACGACGGGGCTGTAATGTGGTGGTCTCCCACCATCCCCCGATTTTCGCGCCCCGGAAGAGGATCACCCCGGAGGACCCAACGGGTCGGGTGGTGATCCGGGCGGTCCAGTGGGACATGACGCTCATCGCACTCCACACCAACTGGGACCGCGCCTTCGACGGCACGAACGTGGTTCTGGCCCGGCGTCTCGGGCTGGAACGGACCGCGCCGCTCCTGCCGAGCGACGACGGGGGGCTCTTCGGCGACGGTATTGTCGGGACCCTGCCGCGCCCTGTCTCCTTCGACCAACTCTGCAGCAGGGTGCGGAGGTCCTGGGAACTCCCCTGGCTGCTGGGCTTCCCGGCCGCCGGGGCCCCCGGCGAGGTGACGAAGGTGGCCCTGGTGGGCGGCTCCGGAGCGGATTTCTGGCCTGCTGCGGCCGAACAGGGCGCTTCCGTGTTCATTTCGGCGGATATCGCCTACCATAAGCGTCAGGATATGCTATTCTCGGGAATATGTGTCTGTCAGGTGGACCACGGCGATATGGAAGCCCTCTCCCTGGATGCCCTGTGTGCGACGATTCGGGACAGAACCGGGGCGAAGGCGGCTGTGGTGCACGCGTCCCGTCCCGTTTCCCTGTACGGAGACGTTGTGGAAGGATCAACAGAATAA
- the trpS gene encoding tryptophan--tRNA ligase, with amino-acid sequence MASNVFSGMRPTGKLHLGHLAGALSNWVPLQDRYNCFYCIVDWHALMSEYADVSGLAGNCREVLLDWLGAGLDPEKSTIFLQSHVPQHAELHLAFSMITPLGWLERCPTYKEQIKNMQNKDLGNYAFLGYPVLQAADILLYRGERVPVGEDQSAHLELSREIARRFNHFFGTSLPEPQTLLTPTPRVPGTDGRKMSKSYGNAINIADTDKEIWDKLRTMQTDPARERRTDPGEPEKCPVWDLQRVFNGDEAQREELAEGCRTAGIGCIDCKKSLHRHVMTYLGPVQERRRYYEAHGEEVMDVLHHGAASARKVAGETMQEVTGALGFISSRNTSL; translated from the coding sequence GTGGCAAGTAATGTGTTCAGCGGCATGCGCCCGACGGGGAAGCTCCATCTGGGGCACCTTGCCGGGGCGTTGTCGAACTGGGTCCCGCTGCAGGACAGATACAACTGTTTCTACTGCATCGTGGACTGGCATGCCCTGATGTCGGAGTATGCCGATGTGAGCGGGCTGGCGGGGAACTGCCGCGAGGTGCTGCTCGACTGGCTGGGTGCGGGGCTTGATCCCGAGAAGAGCACCATCTTCCTCCAGTCCCATGTCCCGCAGCACGCTGAACTGCATCTGGCTTTTTCGATGATTACCCCCCTTGGCTGGCTTGAACGTTGCCCCACGTACAAGGAACAGATCAAGAACATGCAGAACAAGGATCTGGGCAACTACGCCTTCCTCGGCTATCCTGTTCTGCAGGCTGCGGACATCCTCCTCTACAGGGGGGAGCGGGTTCCCGTGGGCGAAGACCAGTCGGCCCATCTGGAGCTCTCCCGCGAGATCGCCCGGCGGTTCAACCACTTCTTCGGGACCAGCCTGCCGGAACCGCAGACCCTCCTGACACCAACCCCGCGGGTGCCCGGTACGGACGGCAGAAAGATGAGCAAGTCCTACGGGAACGCCATCAATATCGCCGATACGGACAAAGAGATCTGGGACAAGCTCAGGACCATGCAGACCGATCCGGCCCGGGAGCGCCGGACCGATCCCGGGGAGCCGGAGAAATGCCCCGTCTGGGATCTGCAGAGGGTGTTCAACGGCGACGAGGCCCAGCGGGAGGAGCTCGCCGAGGGATGCCGTACCGCCGGCATCGGCTGCATCGACTGCAAGAAGTCCCTGCACCGGCATGTGATGACCTATCTCGGTCCCGTGCAGGAGCGCCGCCGGTACTACGAAGCCCACGGCGAAGAGGTCATGGATGTGCTCCACCACGGGGCGGCCAGTGCCCGCAAGGTGGCCGGGGAGACCATGCAGGAGGTGACCGGGGCGCTGGGCTTCATCTCCTCCAGGAACACCTCGCTGTAA
- the scpB gene encoding SMC-Scp complex subunit ScpB — protein MSLSQPEGLTPLQKELEALLFLATDPIRTSDLADFLGRPAESVDDALRQLKQHYGGHGLELLRISGGWQLATAPELRDTVARFREESQMGRVRLSRPALETLAVIAYSQPVTRGEVEEIRGVRCDRVVETLLKHGLIKVAGRMKGTGTPLLYRTTERFMDLFGLDSVSDLPSLEELQDGVEGDHDGDV, from the coding sequence ATGTCGTTATCGCAGCCTGAGGGACTGACGCCGCTCCAGAAGGAGCTCGAAGCGCTGCTCTTTCTCGCAACGGATCCGATCCGTACCTCCGATTTGGCCGATTTCCTTGGGCGGCCGGCGGAGAGCGTCGACGACGCGCTCCGGCAGCTGAAGCAGCACTACGGCGGACACGGCCTGGAACTGCTCCGGATCTCCGGAGGATGGCAGCTTGCCACCGCACCGGAGCTGCGGGATACGGTGGCCCGGTTCCGCGAGGAGAGTCAGATGGGACGTGTGCGGTTGAGCCGTCCGGCACTGGAGACCCTGGCTGTCATCGCCTACAGTCAGCCCGTGACCCGGGGAGAGGTGGAGGAGATCAGGGGTGTCCGCTGCGATCGGGTGGTGGAGACACTCCTGAAACATGGGCTGATCAAGGTGGCGGGACGAATGAAGGGAACAGGCACACCACTGCTCTACCGGACCACGGAGCGATTCATGGATCTCTTTGGCCTTGATTCCGTCTCCGACCTGCCCAGTCTGGAAGAGCTCCAGGATGGAGTGGAGGGCGACCATGACGGCGATGTTTGA